The genomic segment CGGCCGTGCCAGTCATAACAACTGATGGGCCCGAACGAAGCCGAGCCGGAAGCGGAGCACCCGGCGGATGCGCAAGACGGCATCACGATCACCGACATCCGCAACGTAGATCCTGAGTTCGTAGCGCCGGCCGCCGGCGATCGGCTTCAGGCGGGCAGCTGGGCCAAGGTCACCGGCACGCACGGCCGCGCTCACCTTGTCCCAGACACGGCCGGCATACGATGGCCGCAGGATCGAACGCCAGAAGCCGGCCTGCTGGGGATTGAGCCGCTCGACGCCGGGAGCGTAGCACCACTCGCTCGGTGTTCTTGTCCGGGTTGTC from the Thermorudis peleae genome contains:
- a CDS encoding putative phosphothreonine lyase domain-containg protein; translated protein: MMTTRTRTPSEWCYAPGVERLNPQQAGFWRSILRPSYAGRVWDKVSAAVRAGDLGPAARLKPIAGGRRYELRIYVADVGDRDAVLRIRRVLRFRLGFVRAHQLL